The following DNA comes from Curtobacterium sp. 9128.
AGATGACCTGGCACGACAACATGCTCATCCCGAAGCAGGCGGCGAACCCGGTGTCGGCGCTCGCGTGGATGGACTTCTACTACACGCCGAAGATCGCGGGGATCGTCGAGGACTACGTCAACTACGTGTGCCCGGTGCCCGCGGCCGAGGACTACGTCAGGAACGTGCTCGACGACGCGACGGTGGCGGACAGCCCGCTGGTGTTCCCGTCCGCTGCCGTGTTGGACGCGTCGCACGAGTTCCGGGTGTTCGAGAACTACGACGAGTACTCGGAGTGGAACGGCATCTTCAACGCGGTGGTGCAGTCGTGACGGCGCTCGGGGTCGCGCCCGGGATCGGTCTCGACCCGGCGCCGGTCCGTCGCGGTCGTCGTCGCAGCACGCCGTTCCTGCTCGCGCTGGTCGGGACCGCGTACCTCTGCGTGTTCTTCGTCATCCCGCTCGTGTCCGGGCTCATCGTCTCGCTCATGTCGGGCAACCCGGACGACGGGTACACGTTCACCTGGAACTTCGGGATCTACTCGTCCCTGTTCGTCGACCCGCAGGTGCCGTACCTGACGTTCCTGCTCCGATCGCTCTGGTACGGCTTCGCCGCGACCCTCGTGACCATCGTCGTCGGGTACCCCGTGGCGTACTTCATCGCGTTCCGGGTGTCACCGCGGTGGAAGAACCCGCTCCTGATGCTCGTCTTCGTGAGCTTCCTGGTGTCGTTCATCATCCGCACCGACATGTGGGCGTTCGTGCTCGCGTCCCAGGGGCCCGTCGTCACGTTCCTGCAGGGGATCGGGGTCGCCGGCAAGGACTTCCACATCCTCGGCACCGGCGGGGCGGTGATCTTCGGCGACGCGTACAACGACCTCGCCTTCATGGTGCTGCCGATCTACGCGGCGCTCGAGCGCATCGACCCGAGACTCGGTGAAGCCGCGCACGACCTGTACGCGGGGAGGTTCCGGGCCTTCTGGCACACCACGCTGCCCCTGTCCCGTGCCGGCATCTTCGCCGGGGTCCTGCTCGTGTTCATCGACTGCGTGGGGGACCCGGTGAACTCGGCGCTCCT
Coding sequences within:
- a CDS encoding ABC transporter permease, whose protein sequence is MTALGVAPGIGLDPAPVRRGRRRSTPFLLALVGTAYLCVFFVIPLVSGLIVSLMSGNPDDGYTFTWNFGIYSSLFVDPQVPYLTFLLRSLWYGFAATLVTIVVGYPVAYFIAFRVSPRWKNPLLMLVFVSFLVSFIIRTDMWAFVLASQGPVVTFLQGIGVAGKDFHILGTGGAVIFGDAYNDLAFMVLPIYAALERIDPRLGEAAHDLYAGRFRAFWHTTLPLSRAGIFAGVLLVFIDCVGDPVNSALLGGTNTYTIGQAIQDAYSGNQQYNVAAALSTVLMVVLGIILFIYARVSGTDDLEDLV